In Candidatus Pantoea floridensis, a single genomic region encodes these proteins:
- a CDS encoding aspartate/glutamate racemase family protein, which yields MKMIGLIGGMSWESTALYYRIINEQVKQQLGGLHSARSLMYSVDFHEIEQLQAAGEWQKAGEILADAARSLEQGGADFIVLCTNTMHKVAQQITDAVSIPLLHIADATAQRIRQAGVKKVGLLATAFTMEQEFYKGRLNQAEIEVLVPDTAGRKVVHDIIYQELCLGIIREESRAHYRKIIAELVEQGAEAIILGCTEITLLVNAEDASVPLFDTTLIHAEDAVKLALS from the coding sequence ATGAAAATGATTGGTTTGATTGGCGGCATGAGCTGGGAATCTACCGCGCTGTATTACCGCATTATCAATGAGCAGGTGAAACAGCAGTTGGGCGGTTTACACTCTGCACGCAGCTTGATGTATAGCGTCGATTTTCATGAGATAGAACAGCTACAGGCCGCGGGCGAGTGGCAAAAGGCGGGTGAGATTCTGGCGGATGCCGCGCGCAGCCTTGAGCAGGGCGGGGCAGATTTCATCGTACTCTGTACCAATACCATGCACAAAGTGGCGCAGCAGATTACCGATGCGGTCAGCATTCCGCTGCTGCATATAGCTGATGCCACGGCACAGCGCATTCGTCAGGCGGGCGTGAAGAAGGTGGGTTTGCTGGCAACGGCGTTCACCATGGAGCAAGAATTTTATAAAGGACGGCTTAATCAGGCGGAGATTGAGGTGCTGGTGCCCGATACAGCAGGGCGAAAAGTGGTGCATGACATCATTTATCAGGAACTCTGCCTCGGCATCATTCGTGAGGAATCACGTGCGCATTATCGCAAGATTATTGCTGAGCTGGTGGAGCAGGGCGCTGAGGCGATTATCCTGGGCTGTACCGAAATCACTTTGCTGGTGAACGCAGAGGATGCCAGCGTACCGCTGTTCGATACCACGTTGATTCATGCCGAAGACGCGGTAAAGCTGGCGTTATCGTAG